In the genome of Telluria beijingensis, one region contains:
- the zwf gene encoding glucose-6-phosphate dehydrogenase, translating into MSTSNEHANQHNDGLPLDMTIFGGMGDLAMRKLLPALYMAFLHGNLPASTRILSTGRQDYDRASYLAFVEEHSRSFISADNFNDKSWAGFLDLLVYVRLDVSSAPIFDTLKDSSREGAQRVFYLATAPSLFTTICDKLAATGLVDANARVVLEKPLGRDLASAVEINEAVGKHFAESQIYRIDHYLGKETVQNLMVLRFGNSILEPLWRAPNIASVQITVAEEVGVGSRAGFYDSAGAMRDMVQNHLMQLLCIVAMEPPTSLSPDAVRDEKLKVIRSLRRMTLADIARDTVRGQYTHGVSGNQEVKGYHEESNVPADSHTETFVALRAHIDTWRWSKVPFYLRTGKRMQRRSSKIVVEFANPPFPLFPETPGGVANRLVIELQPEEAIKLQIFAKQPGSGMMMQQVALNLDLQSAFQQRRAEAYERLLIDVVRGRLTHFMRRDELEAAWEWVEPIINGWETLNEKPHGYAAGSWGPAESFALLARDGFGWVE; encoded by the coding sequence ATGAGTACCTCGAACGAGCACGCGAATCAGCACAATGACGGCCTTCCCCTCGACATGACCATCTTCGGCGGCATGGGCGACCTTGCCATGCGCAAGCTGCTGCCGGCCCTGTACATGGCCTTCCTGCACGGTAACCTGCCGGCGTCGACCCGCATCCTGTCGACCGGCCGCCAGGATTACGATCGCGCCAGTTACCTGGCCTTCGTCGAGGAGCATTCGCGCTCGTTCATCAGCGCCGACAATTTCAATGACAAGAGCTGGGCCGGCTTCCTCGACCTGCTGGTCTATGTGCGCCTGGACGTCTCGAGCGCGCCCATCTTCGACACGCTGAAGGACTCTTCGCGCGAAGGCGCCCAGCGCGTGTTCTACCTGGCCACCGCGCCATCGCTGTTCACCACCATCTGCGACAAGCTGGCCGCCACCGGCCTGGTCGACGCCAATGCGCGCGTGGTGCTCGAGAAGCCGCTGGGCCGCGACCTGGCGTCGGCGGTGGAGATCAACGAGGCGGTCGGCAAACACTTCGCCGAATCGCAGATCTACCGCATCGACCACTACCTGGGCAAGGAAACCGTGCAGAACCTGATGGTGCTGCGCTTCGGGAACTCGATCCTGGAACCGCTGTGGCGCGCGCCGAACATCGCGAGCGTACAGATCACGGTGGCCGAAGAAGTGGGCGTGGGCAGCCGCGCCGGCTTCTACGACAGCGCCGGCGCGATGCGCGACATGGTGCAGAACCACCTGATGCAACTGCTGTGCATCGTCGCCATGGAGCCGCCAACCTCGCTGTCGCCTGACGCGGTGCGCGACGAAAAACTGAAGGTGATCCGCTCGCTGCGCCGCATGACCCTGGCCGACATCGCACGCGACACCGTGCGCGGCCAGTACACGCATGGCGTGAGCGGCAACCAGGAAGTCAAGGGTTATCACGAGGAGAGCAACGTGCCGGCGGACAGCCACACGGAAACCTTCGTCGCCCTGCGCGCACATATCGATACCTGGCGCTGGTCCAAGGTGCCGTTCTACCTGCGCACCGGCAAGCGCATGCAGCGCCGCTCGTCCAAGATCGTGGTGGAGTTCGCCAATCCGCCGTTCCCGCTGTTCCCGGAGACCCCGGGCGGCGTCGCGAATCGGCTGGTGATCGAGTTGCAGCCCGAAGAAGCGATCAAGCTGCAGATCTTCGCCAAGCAGCCCGGCAGTGGCATGATGATGCAGCAGGTAGCGCTCAACCTCGACCTGCAATCGGCCTTCCAGCAACGCCGCGCCGAAGCCTACGAACGCCTGCTGATCGACGTGGTGCGCGGCCGCCTGACCCACTTCATGCGCCGCGACGAACTCGAAGCGGCCTGGGAATGGGTCGAGCCGATCATCAATGGCTGGGAAACCCTGAACGAGAAGCCGCATGGCTATGCGGCGGGTTCGTGGGGGCCGGCGGAATCGTTCGCGCTGCTGGCGCGGGATGGGTTTGGTTGGGTCGAGTAA
- a CDS encoding TonB-dependent receptor, with product MNQYPHRAALRKLTLCLLGTASVSALSLGPAFAQEVAATPTGAETATAQTVVVTGLRASLESALNAKRQDNGIVDVIKSEDMGKFPDTNLAESLQRVPGVVIDRDAGEGRSITVRGLGQDFTRVRINGIEGLATTGGTDSSGGTNRGRGFDFNVFASELFSALTVRKSSSADVDEGSLGATVDLQTLRPFDLRGFNATVALKGKYNDGSEKTDPRAAFMVSNTFFDRKVGVLFSGAYSKRRVLEDGFSTVRWDNGPSSGGWCAPQGMAANPSNSTATTCGPAAQGAERLPGTPENIAAYNAASDPNNFHPRLPRYGRLTHDQDRLGLTGSVQWRPRQGTLLTFDMLYSKLDATRQEDFLQATSFSRSASQGGKPQVGVLEAQYAPNGSLLYGRYNNVDIRSEQRFDELKTTFTQPTLTLEHKLSDTWSMSARYGRAESKFRNPIQTTVTLDALNVDGYSIDFRNDSRRPLITYPFDVNGGPLGLIGVPQVASGTQPTTVPNTTTSEIRIRPQGTDNVNNVAQFDLAWEASDSLTFKGGINSKKYTSETYEFRRVNQNDTIFAPPAGATGLTSTMTGFGSQLGMPAGNATGWVMPNLQAIAAAYDIYCNCIKSGPAGGPGDFTLSSIENGNARGNNRAVTEKSDGVYLMGEFRHDLWNIPVRGNIGVRYVKTDLETIGYQAAGGGTQVKVNHDYTDTLPSFNLTANVTDEFIVRFGAAKVMTRPQLGFLSPGGSIATTGNLSINSGNPFLKPFRAKTFDSSFEYYFANKAFVGLGLFQKNIDTYIQSLRTNVPFRESGLPLSLLPANFTGEEVFQQTLPVNTDGGKLKGFEISYQQPFTFLPGWGKNFGTLLNYTKVSSKIEYLVSPTGGATITDDLLNLSPKSWNATFFYDDGKFSARISGAKRSGFVTRVPGQNNNDVEGKNETFNVDLSLSYKVNENLEFTLEGVNLTNEENDQFISRQRDSVVVNNVTGREYLFGLRYKF from the coding sequence ATGAACCAATACCCGCACCGCGCAGCCCTGCGCAAACTCACCCTCTGCCTGCTCGGTACCGCTTCGGTCTCCGCGCTGTCGCTCGGGCCCGCTTTTGCCCAGGAAGTCGCCGCCACGCCGACCGGCGCCGAGACTGCCACTGCCCAGACTGTGGTCGTGACCGGCCTGCGCGCCTCGCTGGAAAGCGCACTGAACGCCAAGCGCCAGGACAACGGCATCGTCGACGTCATCAAGTCCGAAGACATGGGCAAATTCCCCGACACCAACCTGGCCGAATCGCTGCAGCGCGTGCCGGGCGTGGTGATCGACCGTGACGCCGGCGAAGGCCGCAGCATCACGGTGCGCGGCCTGGGGCAGGACTTCACCCGCGTGCGCATCAACGGCATCGAGGGCCTGGCCACCACCGGCGGCACCGACAGCTCGGGCGGCACCAACCGCGGCCGCGGCTTCGACTTCAACGTGTTCGCCTCGGAGCTGTTCAGCGCCCTGACGGTGCGCAAGAGCTCGTCGGCCGACGTCGACGAAGGCTCGTTGGGCGCCACCGTCGACCTGCAGACCCTGCGTCCGTTCGACCTGCGCGGCTTCAACGCCACCGTGGCCCTGAAAGGCAAATACAACGACGGCTCGGAAAAGACCGATCCGCGCGCGGCCTTCATGGTGTCGAACACCTTCTTCGACCGCAAAGTGGGCGTGCTGTTCTCGGGCGCCTACTCCAAGCGTCGCGTGCTGGAAGACGGTTTCAGCACGGTGCGCTGGGATAACGGCCCATCGTCAGGCGGCTGGTGCGCCCCGCAGGGCATGGCCGCCAACCCTAGCAACTCGACCGCGACCACCTGCGGCCCGGCCGCGCAAGGCGCCGAACGCCTGCCCGGCACGCCGGAGAATATCGCCGCCTACAACGCGGCCAGCGATCCGAACAACTTCCACCCGCGCCTGCCGCGCTACGGCCGCCTGACCCACGACCAGGACCGCCTCGGCCTGACCGGTTCGGTGCAATGGCGTCCACGCCAGGGCACGCTGCTGACCTTCGACATGCTGTACTCGAAGCTCGACGCGACCCGCCAGGAAGACTTTTTGCAGGCGACTTCGTTCAGCCGCAGCGCCAGCCAGGGCGGCAAGCCGCAGGTCGGCGTGCTGGAAGCGCAGTACGCGCCGAACGGTTCGCTGCTGTACGGCCGCTACAACAACGTCGACATCCGCTCCGAACAGCGCTTCGACGAACTGAAGACCACCTTCACCCAGCCGACACTGACCCTGGAACACAAGCTGAGCGACACCTGGAGCATGAGCGCCAGGTATGGCCGCGCCGAATCGAAGTTCCGCAACCCGATCCAGACCACGGTCACCCTCGACGCACTGAATGTCGACGGCTACAGCATCGACTTCCGTAACGACAGCCGTCGTCCATTGATCACCTATCCGTTCGACGTGAACGGAGGCCCGCTCGGCCTGATCGGCGTTCCGCAGGTCGCCAGCGGCACCCAGCCGACGACCGTGCCGAACACCACCACCAGCGAGATCCGCATCCGTCCGCAGGGCACCGACAACGTCAACAACGTCGCCCAGTTCGACCTGGCCTGGGAAGCGAGCGACAGCCTGACCTTCAAGGGCGGCATCAACAGCAAGAAGTACACCTCGGAGACCTACGAGTTCCGTCGCGTCAACCAGAACGACACGATCTTCGCCCCGCCTGCCGGCGCCACCGGCCTGACCTCGACCATGACCGGCTTCGGCAGCCAGCTCGGCATGCCGGCCGGGAACGCCACCGGCTGGGTGATGCCGAACCTGCAGGCGATCGCCGCCGCCTACGACATCTACTGCAACTGCATCAAGAGCGGCCCTGCCGGCGGCCCGGGCGACTTCACCCTGTCGTCGATCGAGAACGGCAATGCGCGCGGCAACAACCGCGCGGTCACCGAGAAGAGCGACGGCGTCTACCTGATGGGCGAGTTCCGCCACGACCTGTGGAATATTCCGGTGCGCGGCAACATCGGCGTGCGCTACGTGAAGACCGACCTGGAAACCATCGGCTACCAGGCGGCCGGCGGCGGCACCCAGGTCAAGGTCAACCACGACTACACCGACACGCTGCCATCGTTCAACCTGACCGCCAACGTGACCGACGAGTTCATCGTGCGCTTCGGCGCGGCCAAGGTGATGACCCGTCCGCAACTGGGCTTCCTGTCGCCGGGCGGCAGCATCGCCACCACCGGCAACCTGTCGATCAACTCGGGCAACCCGTTCCTGAAACCGTTCCGCGCCAAGACCTTCGACAGCAGCTTCGAATACTACTTCGCGAACAAGGCCTTCGTGGGCCTGGGCCTGTTCCAGAAGAACATCGACACCTATATCCAGAGCCTGCGCACCAATGTGCCGTTCCGCGAGTCGGGCCTGCCGCTGTCGCTGCTGCCGGCCAACTTCACGGGTGAGGAAGTGTTCCAGCAAACGCTGCCGGTGAATACCGATGGCGGCAAGCTGAAGGGCTTCGAGATCAGCTACCAGCAGCCGTTCACCTTCCTGCCGGGCTGGGGCAAGAACTTCGGCACCCTGCTGAACTACACCAAGGTGAGCTCGAAAATCGAATACCTGGTCTCGCCGACCGGTGGCGCCACCATCACCGACGACCTGCTGAACCTGTCGCCGAAATCGTGGAACGCGACCTTCTTCTATGACGACGGCAAGTTTAGCGCGCGCATCTCGGGCGCCAAGCGCTCGGGCTTCGTGACCCGCGTACCGGGCCAGAACAACAACGATGTCGAGGGCAAGAACGAAACGTTCAACGTCGACCTGTCGCTGTCGTACAAGGTCAACGAGAACCTCGAGTTCACGCTCGAGGGCGTCAACCTGACCAACGAGGAAAACGACCAGTTCATCAGCCGCCAGCGCGACAGCGTGGTGGTGAACAACGTGACCGGGCGCGAGTACCTGTTCGGCCTGCGTTACAAGTTCTAA
- a CDS encoding glycoside hydrolase family 88/105 protein, whose product MKLHLLAALLGCALACGPALAEGKYRNPDNTNLGDAGEGTYPIPYKMPVVAEVTAQLNAIRAFMDRATPTRIVSKRTGQPITDLRTPNADAIFERSAGDYGIQVYEMGVVHSGLLKAAQATGDNGFTAMTRRHFQFFSETLPYFSAQEQKFKLERANSFSRFLDPRSLDDSGSMCAALIRARLAKVGPDLKNMIDTCSDWVAKRQFRLEDGTMARKRPQEVSLWADDMYMSIPALAEMGRLTGKREHFDDAVNNVLGMSSRMFNPQLGLYTHGWHANHQDAPRFYWARANGWAVLAMSDLLDVLPMDHPGYPKVLAQLRASLKGIAELQSGSGLWHQMLDRNDSYLETSASAMFTYVFAHAVNEGWISPTTYGSIAQAGWNALSTRINSLGQVEGTCVGTTLASDMVYYYHRPTSVDALHGYGPMLMAGAEIIRLVKNPAFEVQHKVRTYHYMPKGGQTDYREHH is encoded by the coding sequence ATGAAACTGCATTTGCTGGCAGCCCTGCTGGGCTGCGCGCTCGCTTGCGGGCCCGCCCTCGCCGAGGGCAAGTACCGTAATCCCGACAACACGAACCTGGGCGATGCGGGAGAGGGAACCTACCCGATCCCCTACAAGATGCCGGTGGTGGCCGAAGTGACGGCCCAGCTGAATGCGATCCGCGCATTCATGGACCGCGCCACGCCGACCCGCATCGTCAGCAAGCGCACCGGCCAGCCGATCACCGATCTCCGTACGCCCAATGCGGACGCCATCTTCGAGCGCAGCGCCGGCGACTACGGCATCCAGGTGTATGAAATGGGCGTCGTCCATTCGGGCCTGCTCAAAGCCGCCCAGGCCACCGGCGACAACGGCTTCACTGCCATGACCCGCCGCCACTTCCAGTTCTTCTCCGAGACCCTCCCATACTTCAGCGCCCAAGAACAGAAGTTCAAGCTCGAACGCGCCAACAGCTTCTCGCGCTTCCTCGATCCGCGCTCGCTGGACGACAGCGGCTCGATGTGCGCGGCCCTGATCCGGGCGCGCCTGGCCAAGGTCGGCCCCGACCTGAAGAACATGATCGACACCTGCAGCGACTGGGTCGCCAAGCGCCAGTTCCGGCTGGAAGACGGCACCATGGCGCGCAAGCGTCCGCAGGAAGTCTCGCTGTGGGCCGACGATATGTATATGAGCATCCCGGCGCTGGCCGAGATGGGCCGCCTGACCGGCAAGCGCGAGCACTTCGACGACGCCGTCAACAATGTACTGGGCATGTCGAGCCGCATGTTCAATCCGCAGCTGGGCCTGTACACCCACGGCTGGCACGCCAACCACCAGGACGCGCCGCGCTTCTACTGGGCGCGCGCCAATGGCTGGGCGGTGCTGGCGATGTCCGACCTGCTCGACGTGCTGCCGATGGACCATCCGGGCTACCCGAAAGTGCTGGCCCAGCTGCGCGCCTCGCTGAAAGGCATCGCCGAGCTGCAAAGCGGCAGCGGCCTGTGGCACCAGATGCTGGACCGGAACGACTCGTATCTTGAAACCTCGGCCAGCGCCATGTTCACCTATGTGTTCGCGCACGCGGTCAACGAAGGCTGGATCAGCCCCACCACCTATGGTTCGATCGCGCAGGCCGGCTGGAACGCGCTGTCGACCCGCATCAATTCGCTGGGCCAGGTCGAAGGCACGTGCGTGGGCACGACCCTGGCCAGCGACATGGTCTATTACTACCACCGCCCGACCAGCGTCGACGCGCTGCACGGCTACGGCCCGATGCTGATGGCCGGCGCCGAGATCATCCGCCTGGTGAAGAATCCGGCATTCGAGGTGCAGCACAAAGTGCGCACCTACCACTACATGCCCAAGGGCGGCCAGACCGACTACCGCGAACACCACTGA
- a CDS encoding MarR family winged helix-turn-helix transcriptional regulator codes for MSTIMRKEVDRVNQNQGNRVDDPLETMHAIVHLYRSQQLKGLRNGPHELAHMEVRALGYFARHPGATQSDLVAHSGRDKAQVARIIRALRDGDLLEATPDEADRRSTRLMLSAAGKEVFEGLHRQSGALGAVALAGLSDDEQAVLLDLLARVRANLEARAG; via the coding sequence GTGTCCACCATTATGCGAAAAGAAGTTGATAGAGTCAACCAAAATCAGGGCAATCGTGTGGACGATCCGTTGGAGACGATGCACGCGATCGTGCATCTGTACCGGTCACAGCAGTTGAAGGGATTGCGCAACGGGCCGCACGAGCTGGCGCATATGGAGGTGAGGGCGCTCGGCTATTTCGCGCGCCATCCAGGCGCCACCCAGAGCGACCTGGTCGCGCATTCTGGCAGGGACAAGGCGCAAGTGGCGCGCATCATCCGGGCTCTGCGCGACGGAGACCTGCTGGAGGCGACGCCGGACGAGGCCGACCGGCGCAGCACGCGGCTGATGCTCAGCGCGGCCGGGAAGGAAGTATTCGAGGGGCTGCACCGCCAGAGCGGAGCGCTGGGCGCCGTCGCCCTGGCGGGATTGTCGGACGACGAGCAGGCGGTATTATTGGACCTGCTGGCGCGCGTGCGCGCCAATCTGGAGGCGCGGGCTGGGTAG
- a CDS encoding DUF4861 family protein, with product MQRLVLAATLAAAFAPGHAQDRFGVTVQHDLAIARPSETISIPWKDVNAAMPGAMIQKIAVKDASGRVLPHQVTNIAPQAKDPKNEGIAYGELLFQHSFKAGEKSASFTVERIDGVAPPFPIKAFARHVPERLDDFAWENDKVAHRTYGPALAAPAPAGVVKEVLVTSGLDIWFKRVDYPIVDRWYNKGHDHYHKDQGEGMDMYNVGKSRGAGGAGIWDGKTLYTGVNYASYKILANGPIRAIFELHYAPWDAGGRQVSEVKRFTVDAGHWLDRIDSTFTTTAGDTTPLTVAVGLNKTPSDKGQDAKIQVGRDGKVLLQWVEQKSNDAFGTAIVLPNAEGFAQDTLNELVFAKSTPGQPLRYYAGAAWSRAGEITSRAQWERQAQDIAARDASPVRVTIQGAK from the coding sequence ATGCAACGACTCGTACTCGCAGCCACGCTGGCGGCGGCATTCGCGCCAGGCCACGCCCAGGACAGGTTTGGCGTCACCGTGCAGCACGACCTGGCCATCGCCCGTCCGTCGGAAACCATCTCGATCCCATGGAAGGACGTCAACGCCGCCATGCCCGGCGCGATGATCCAGAAGATCGCCGTCAAGGACGCCAGTGGCCGGGTGCTGCCGCACCAGGTGACGAATATCGCGCCGCAGGCCAAGGACCCGAAAAACGAAGGCATCGCCTATGGCGAACTGCTGTTCCAGCACAGCTTCAAGGCTGGAGAAAAGAGCGCCAGCTTCACCGTCGAGCGCATCGACGGCGTGGCGCCGCCCTTCCCCATCAAGGCCTTCGCGCGCCATGTACCGGAGCGCCTCGACGACTTCGCGTGGGAAAACGACAAGGTCGCGCACCGCACCTATGGCCCCGCGCTGGCGGCGCCGGCGCCAGCCGGCGTGGTCAAGGAGGTGCTGGTGACCAGCGGCCTCGATATCTGGTTCAAGCGCGTGGATTATCCGATCGTCGACCGCTGGTACAACAAGGGCCATGACCATTACCACAAGGACCAGGGGGAAGGCATGGACATGTACAACGTCGGCAAGTCCCGCGGCGCCGGCGGCGCCGGCATCTGGGACGGCAAGACGCTGTACACGGGCGTGAACTACGCCAGCTACAAGATCCTGGCCAATGGACCGATCCGCGCCATCTTCGAGCTGCACTACGCGCCGTGGGATGCCGGTGGCCGCCAGGTGAGCGAAGTCAAGCGCTTCACGGTCGACGCCGGCCACTGGCTGGACCGCATCGACAGCACCTTCACCACCACAGCTGGCGACACTACGCCGCTCACGGTGGCCGTGGGCCTGAACAAGACGCCGAGCGACAAGGGCCAGGATGCGAAGATCCAGGTCGGCCGCGACGGCAAAGTGCTGCTGCAGTGGGTCGAGCAGAAGAGCAACGACGCCTTCGGCACCGCCATCGTGCTGCCGAATGCCGAGGGCTTCGCGCAAGACACGCTGAACGAACTTGTGTTCGCGAAATCCACACCGGGCCAGCCGCTGCGCTACTACGCCGGCGCCGCCTGGAGCCGCGCCGGCGAGATCACCAGCCGCGCCCAATGGGAACGCCAGGCCCAGGACATCGCCGCGCGCGACGCCAGCCCGGTGCGCGTGACCATCCAGGGGGCGAAATAA
- a CDS encoding siderophore-interacting protein encodes MPESRIPAQIPAIERVRHDLKIREVEVTRIERLSPGFASITFKGAALWDFTSLSFDDHVKFMLDGADGQQVRRDYTPRRFDQQACEVDLEFALHGHGGAAEWARDAKVGDKAIIGGPRGSMILPLAMDWHLLLGDASALPAVTRRLEELPPAARAQVVMLVDAADRREFATQASVDIHWVASNEELLQVLKDLPLQQGAGLAWGGGEAALMAQVRQLLVDKGLPRQAARISAYWKQGVADHHEHLD; translated from the coding sequence ATGCCTGAATCCCGCATTCCCGCACAAATTCCCGCGATCGAGCGCGTCCGCCACGATCTCAAGATTCGCGAAGTCGAGGTCACACGCATCGAACGGCTGAGCCCCGGCTTCGCCAGCATCACGTTCAAGGGCGCCGCACTCTGGGATTTCACCTCGCTGTCGTTCGACGACCATGTCAAATTCATGCTCGACGGGGCCGACGGCCAGCAGGTTCGGCGCGACTATACGCCACGCCGCTTCGACCAACAAGCCTGCGAGGTCGACCTCGAGTTCGCCCTGCACGGCCACGGCGGCGCCGCCGAATGGGCGCGCGACGCGAAAGTCGGCGACAAGGCCATCATCGGCGGCCCGCGCGGCTCGATGATCCTGCCGCTGGCGATGGACTGGCACCTGCTGCTGGGCGACGCCAGCGCGCTGCCGGCCGTGACCCGGCGCCTGGAAGAATTGCCGCCGGCCGCCCGCGCGCAGGTGGTAATGCTGGTGGACGCGGCCGACCGGCGCGAGTTCGCCACCCAGGCCAGTGTAGACATCCATTGGGTGGCGTCGAACGAGGAACTGCTGCAGGTGTTGAAGGACTTGCCGCTGCAGCAAGGCGCGGGCCTGGCCTGGGGCGGCGGCGAAGCCGCGCTGATGGCGCAGGTGCGCCAGCTCCTGGTCGACAAGGGCCTGCCGCGCCAGGCGGCCCGGATCTCGGCCTACTGGAAGCAGGGCGTGGCCGACCACCACGAGCATCTCGACTAA
- a CDS encoding glycoside hydrolase family 28 protein, producing MTFQAKRRALLRTVPAASLMLGGVNSASAAAKPADPWQRAAAIVARFATPLTFRDEDFPITAHGAKPCTLVKVNGQTESLVEGMLDTPAPGSPDAYPAIAAAIAACHAKGGGRVVIPKGEWYCAGPIVLRSNVHVHLAAGARVHFAANPAHYARHGEHDCGDNGKLVLSRWQGNDCLNYSPMVYAINQTNIALTGEDWTSILNGQGGVPFEPGFADGPECWWDWKGRGKPVRKRTEVYANPNNPSLDKVVPGIDARRQAAIQGQGDRWQTDSRYLPALSEAGVPVEKRVFGHGHFLRPCMIELIGCEKVLLQGYQVNAAPFWLHHPVACRDLLIRRVNMESLGPNSDGFDPEACDGVLVDDCLFNNGDDCIAIKAGKNLDTQHGPTRNIVIQNCVMNSGHGGVTLGSEMAGGIEYVFAEKLEFRNIHWKNDPLNTAIRLKTNMNRGGFLRHLYVRDVTLPNGVSIEPMLYKPLPGMREITVPVASSAGAIVTIDCDYVPGDDTMRIRPPQVSDIDIRNVRASNVDAGKGKFSCYQAFVLLGPVASSFNGKPGTPIPPIARVRISDSDFGTPANGAQPWFMHNAVDVTLDNVTIGGKRYKQVLNAKT from the coding sequence ATGACTTTCCAAGCCAAGCGCCGCGCCCTGCTGCGCACCGTTCCCGCGGCCTCGTTGATGCTGGGCGGCGTGAATAGCGCCAGCGCCGCCGCCAAGCCGGCCGATCCCTGGCAGCGGGCCGCCGCCATCGTGGCGCGCTTCGCCACGCCCCTGACTTTCCGCGACGAGGATTTCCCGATCACCGCCCACGGCGCCAAGCCATGCACGCTGGTGAAGGTGAACGGCCAGACCGAATCGCTGGTCGAGGGCATGCTGGACACCCCGGCGCCGGGTTCCCCCGACGCCTATCCGGCCATCGCAGCGGCGATCGCGGCCTGCCACGCCAAGGGCGGTGGCCGGGTCGTGATCCCGAAGGGAGAATGGTATTGCGCCGGCCCGATCGTGCTGCGCTCGAACGTGCACGTGCACCTGGCCGCCGGCGCGCGCGTGCACTTCGCCGCCAATCCCGCGCACTATGCCCGCCACGGCGAGCATGACTGCGGCGACAACGGCAAGCTGGTACTGTCGCGCTGGCAGGGCAACGACTGCCTGAACTACTCGCCGATGGTGTACGCGATCAATCAAACCAATATCGCGCTGACCGGCGAGGACTGGACCAGCATCCTCAATGGCCAGGGCGGAGTGCCGTTCGAGCCGGGTTTCGCGGACGGTCCCGAATGCTGGTGGGACTGGAAGGGCCGCGGCAAGCCGGTACGCAAGCGCACCGAGGTGTATGCCAATCCCAATAACCCCTCGCTGGACAAGGTCGTGCCAGGCATCGATGCGCGGCGACAGGCCGCGATCCAGGGCCAGGGAGACCGCTGGCAGACCGATTCGCGCTACCTGCCGGCGCTGTCCGAAGCCGGCGTGCCGGTCGAGAAGCGCGTGTTCGGCCATGGCCACTTCCTGCGGCCCTGCATGATCGAACTGATCGGCTGCGAGAAGGTGCTGCTGCAGGGCTACCAGGTCAATGCGGCGCCGTTCTGGCTGCACCATCCAGTCGCCTGCCGCGATCTCCTGATTCGCCGCGTGAACATGGAAAGCCTGGGCCCGAACAGCGACGGCTTCGATCCGGAAGCCTGCGACGGCGTGCTGGTCGACGACTGCCTGTTCAACAACGGTGACGACTGCATCGCGATCAAGGCCGGCAAGAACCTCGACACCCAGCATGGACCGACGCGCAATATCGTGATCCAGAACTGCGTGATGAATAGCGGGCATGGCGGCGTCACGCTGGGCAGCGAGATGGCGGGCGGCATCGAGTATGTGTTTGCCGAGAAGCTCGAGTTCCGCAATATCCACTGGAAGAACGACCCGCTGAACACGGCGATCCGGCTCAAGACAAATATGAACCGCGGCGGCTTCCTGCGCCACCTGTACGTGCGCGACGTGACGCTGCCCAATGGCGTGTCGATCGAGCCGATGCTGTACAAGCCGCTGCCCGGCATGCGCGAGATCACCGTGCCGGTGGCGTCCAGTGCCGGCGCCATCGTCACCATCGACTGCGACTACGTACCGGGCGACGACACCATGCGCATCCGTCCGCCGCAGGTATCGGACATCGACATCCGCAACGTCCGCGCCAGCAATGTCGATGCCGGCAAGGGCAAGTTCTCGTGCTACCAGGCCTTCGTGCTGCTCGGGCCCGTGGCGTCGAGCTTCAACGGCAAGCCTGGCACGCCCATCCCGCCGATCGCCCGCGTGCGCATCAGCGACTCGGATTTCGGCACCCCGGCGAATGGCGCGCAGCCATGGTTCATGCATAACGCCGTCGATGTCACTCTCGACAACGTCACGATTGGCGGCAAACGCTACAAGCAGGTGCTGAACGCAAAGACCTGA